The Malus sylvestris chromosome 12, drMalSylv7.2, whole genome shotgun sequence genome contains a region encoding:
- the LOC126592872 gene encoding uncharacterized protein LOC126592872: MQDRVKRLDELDMQVRQIVEFMAQIRDQSEFSNSNIANSKAESEIDEAITLEGDMKDEAVPEPSKHSPNMDELLLQAEEEEDDLGSLEEFLLQAPQIPMSSNSGTFGYFHP, translated from the coding sequence ATGCAAGACCGAGTCAAAAGATTGGACGAATTGGATATGCAAGTTAggcagattgtggaattcatggcacagattcgagatcaaagtgaattttccaactcaaacattgcaaattcaaaggcagaaagtgaaatcgatgaagccatcaccttggaaggtgacatgaaggatgaagctgtcccagaaccatccaaacacagcccgaacatggatgaattgctgctgcaagcagaagaggaggaggacgacctgggcagtttagaagaattcttgctgcaagctcctcaaatccctatgtcatccaactcag